From the genome of Glycine max cultivar Williams 82 chromosome 2, Glycine_max_v4.0, whole genome shotgun sequence, one region includes:
- the LOC100793694 gene encoding glucose-6-phosphate 1-dehydrogenase, chloroplastic, with amino-acid sequence MATALYSTHCRSLATSSSSSSLQPSPLSSNLAYLQRLTFSQRFLPSKVSLKSQPQTYQIPVLTQQQEGTVAAAVTPVENGTSHKQLKPDLLSVKSPEESRAEDGFEKDENESSVSITVVGASGDLAKKKIFPALFALYYEDCLPKHFTIYGYARSKMTDAELRNMVSKTLTCRIDKRENCNEKMDQFLKRCFYHSGQYDSQENFAALDKKLKEHEGGRTSNRLFYLSIPPNIFIDAVKCASLSASSGNGWTRVIVEKPFGRDSDSSAALTRSLKQYLTEDQIFRIDHYLGKELVENLSVLRFSNLIFEPLWSRQYIRNVQLIFSEDFGTEGRGGYFDHYGIIRDIMQNHLLQILALFAMETPVSLDAEDIRNEKVKVLRSMRPLRLDDMVIGQYKSHTRGGVTYPAYVDDKTVPSGSLTPTFAAAALFIDNARWDGVPFLMKAGKALHNKRAEIRVQFRHVPGNLYNRNFGTDLDRATNELVIRVQPDEAIYLKINNKVPGLGMKLDRSNLNLHYAARYSKEIPDAYERLLLDAIEGERRLFIRSDELDAAWSLFTPVLKELEEKKIIPEYYPYGSRGPVGAHYLAARHNVRWGDLGTDVDQ; translated from the exons ATGGCCACTGCGCTTTATTCGACTCATTGTCGTTCACTCGCTACTTCCTCTTCCTCGTCGTCGTTGCAACCCTCTCCTCTGTCGTCTAACCTCGCTTACCTTCAACGCCTCACCTTCTCACAGCGCTTTCTCCCCTCCAAGGTTTCTCTCAAATCTCAACCCCAAACTTATCAGATTCCCGTTCTCACCCAGCAGCAGGAAG GTACAGTAGCAGCTGCTGTGACCCCTGTTGAAAACGGCACTTCTCACAAGCAGTTGAAGCCTGACTTATTGTCTGTTAAGTCCCCAGAGGAGTCTCGGGCTGAAGACGGTTTTGAAAAGGATGAAAATGAGTCCAGTGTTAGTATTACTGTTGTTGGAGCCTCTGGAGACCTTGCTAAGAAGAAGATATTCCCGGCTCTCTTTGCGCTTTACTACGAGGATTGTCTCCCTAAG CACTTCACCATCTATGGTTATGCACGAAGTAAGATGACTGATGCAGAACTGAGAAATATGGTTAGCAAGACCCTCACTTGTAGAATTGATAAGAG AGAAAACTGCAATGAGAAGATGGACCAATTTCTAAAAAGATGTTTCTATCATTCTGGTCAATATGATTCTCAGGAAAACTTTGCAGCGCTAGACAAGAAGCTGAAGGAACATGAG GGTGGGAGAACTTCTAATCGCCTGTTTTATCTTTCAATTCCTCCTAATATATTCATAGATGCTGTTAAATGTGCAAGCTTGTCAGCTTCTTCTGGCAATGGTTGGACCAGGGTCATTGTTGAAAAGCCTTTTGGTCGTGATTCAGATTCTTCAGCTGCATTAACTAGATCACTCAAGCAGTATCTGACAGAGGATCAAATTTTCAG GATTGACCACTATCTTGGGAAAGAGCTTGTGGAAAATCTTTCTGTTCTCCGATTCTCAAATCTCATCTTTGAACCATTATGGTCAAGGCAATATATAAGAAATGTACAGTTGATATTCTCAGAAGATTTTGGCACTGAAGGGCGTGGCGG GTACTTTGACCATTATGGTATCATAAGAGACATTATGCAGAATCATTTACTTCAAATACTAGCACTCTTTGCAATGGAAACCCCTGTTAGTTTGGATGCCGAGGATATTAGAAATGAAAAG GTCAAGGTTCTTCGTTCAATGAGACCCCTGCGACTTGATGATATGGTTATAGGTCAGTATAAGAGCCACACAAGAGGAGGCGTAACATATCCAGCATACGTTGATGACAAAACTGTACCAAGCGGCAGCTTAACTCCAACATTTGCTGCAGCTGCCCTCTTCATAGATAATGCAAGATGGGATGGGGTACCTTTCCTAATGAAGGCTGGGAAAGCATTACACAACAAAAG AGCTGAGATACGGGTACAGTTCAGGCATGTACCAGGTAATCTGTACAATCGGAATTTTGGTACTGATCTTGATCGGGCTACAAATGAACTTGTTATAAGAGTTCAGCCTGACGAGGCTATATATTTGAAGATAAACAACAAAGTTCCAGGTCTGGGAATGAAGTTGGACCGCAGTAATCTGAATCTTCACTACGCAGCAAG aTATTCAAAGGAGATTCCAGATGCTTATGAGAGGCTACTTCTGGATGCCattgaaggagaaagaagactcTTTATACGTAGCGATGAACTGGATGCTGCTTGGTCACTCTTTACACCTGTACTGAAGGAGcttgaagagaagaagataaTTCCAGAGTACTATCCTTATGGTAGTAGGGGTCCTGTTGGTGCTCACTATCTTGCAGCCAGACACAATGTGCGGTGGGGTGACCTTGGGACAGACGTAGACCAATAA
- the LOC100794218 gene encoding uncharacterized protein, giving the protein MGKLLCDSTTVAEPFQGSPPAALPWRDPKPEPIGTVDLVVSANVGGGPFAGGGWEEVVGLEEQQRRHLQRLHAKGVLWKPPPEEEDSSSSPPPSSSALRSVVFRLSHGGEVSADGNCLFTASRKAMSGEDVDARELRRRTVARFLEDLGSVSFEEREAIDDAIRHMYSPDLKNGWGIHVVQEVKLLAKKEDRFALDSAIEELVHLGMQREMAAESIYKERCVPVNDGPSWAKYMLISGSPDDEYDIITLQYTEEGLLSVDENREGRAAAFGDDIAIECLATEFKREIYVVQAHGSDAMVDEENCVFFLPHRPRSRINEPPFFLFMKGTGWCGAGADHYEPLIAHPSAFGSQEKVAVVL; this is encoded by the exons ATGGGGAAGCTTCTCTGCGACTCAACCACCGTCGCCGAACCATTCCAAGGTTCGCCCCCGGCTGCGCTTCCGTGGCGGGATCCCAAACCAGAACCTATCGGAACCGTAGATCTCGTCGTTTCGGCCAACGTCGGTGGCGGGCCCTTCGCCGGCGGCGGCTGGGAAGAGGTCGTCGGTCTGGAGGAGCAGCAGCGGCGCCACCTCCAGAGGCTCCACGCCAAGGGAGTGCTCTGGAAGCCTCCGCCCGAGGAGGAGGACTCGTCGTCGTCGCCGCCGCCGTCTTCCTCCGCCCTCAGATCTGTTGTCTTCCGGCTCTCTCACGGCGGCGAGGTCTCCGCCGACGGAAACTGCCTGTTCACGGCGTCGCGGAAGGCGATGAGCGGCGAGGACGTGGACGCGCGCGAGCTGCGGCGGCGGACGGTGGCGCGGTTCTTGGAGGATCTCGGATCTGTGAGTTTTGAGGAGAGAGAAGCAATCGACGACGCGATTCGGCACATGTACTCGCCGGATCTGAAGAACGGTTGGGGGATTCATGTCGTTCAGGAGGTGAAGTTGTTGGCGAAGAAGGAGGATCGATTCGCTCTTGATTCGGCCATCGAAGAGCTTGTTCACCTCGGCATGCAAAG AGAAATGGCGGCGGAGTCTATTTACAAAGAGAGATGTGTTCCTGTGAATGATGGTCCAAGTTGGGCCAAATACATGTTGATCTCTGGTTCTCCTGATGATGAATATGATATCATCACTTTGCAATATACTGAGGAGGGTTTATTATCTGTAGATGAGAATAGAGAGGGTCGTGCTGCAGCTTTCGGTGATGATATTGCAATTGAATGCCTTGCTACAGAGTTCAAGAGAGAGATATATGTG GTGCAAGCACATGGTTCAGATGCCATGGTCGATGAAGAAAATTGTGTTTTCTTCCTTCCACATCGTCCAAGGAGCCGAATTAATGAAcctccttttttccttttcatgaaAGGAACAG GTTGGTGCGGTGCTGGAGCTGACCACTATGAGCCCCTGATTGCTCATCCTTCCGCGTTTGGTTCCCAAGAAAAGGTTGCTGTGGTACTGTGA
- the LOC102660341 gene encoding protein LAZY 1 isoform X2, with translation MKLLGWMHRKLRQNSSEPFKDLVIGQAPLDDEQVYQKPSLGVKLSKHAQKGHNNLRNSFAGVEAARVDEDYEGEYFPGFLAIGTLGSEPISDPSTTPSFPISVESITEKEDEVTENDLKLINDELEKVLGAETKDDVSIDSSRRTSHVSTGRSSHVSTGRSSHASIITLSGKPIEGTEANGNGAAICPLQGYLFGTAIELSETTTTAAAKKEHRTSLGELFQRSKSSEENFGAKCEKEDKRAEKEVDKSSMNLMKEKLKKRMLHAYSKNSTSINGGPIDSASAETKLNKILHMFRKKVHPESSTAAQKSGKHHKNQKKKKTINNGGYNKSDLVHPEEDSSVNREYWIKTDADYLVLEL, from the exons ATGAAG TTACTAGGCTGGATGCACAGGAAACTTCGCCAGAATAGTAGTGAGCCATTCAAGGACTTGGTCATTG GGCAGGCACCACTTGATGATGAACAAGTATATCAGAAACCAAGCCTTGGGGTCAAACTTTCCAAACATGCTCAGAAAGGTCACAACAACCTTAGAAACTCTTTTGCTGGTGTAGAAGCAGCAAGGGTAGATGAAGACTATGAGGGAGAATACTTCCCTGGCTTCCTTGCAATTGGAACTCTTGGTTCAGAACCAATATCCGACCCATCAACAACACCATCATTTCCCATTTCTGTTGAGAGCATAACtgaaaaagaagatgaagtcactGAGAATGATCTGAAGCTCATCAATGATGAGCTGGAGAAAGTGCTAGGAGCTGAAACCAAGGATGATGTCAGCATTGACTCATCAAGGAGGACTAGCCATGTTAGCACTGGGAGAAGCAGCCATGTCAGCACTGGGAGAAGCAGCCATGCGAGTATAATAACACTCAGTGGAAAGCCAATAGAAGGCACAGAAGCAAATGGAAATGGTGCTGCAATTTGTCCACTCCAGGGATATCTCTTTGGAACAGCTATTGAACTGTCTGAAACAACAACAACTGCAgcagcaaagaaagaacatagGACTTCGCTCGGGGAACTGTTTCAGAGAAGCAAATCATCTGAGGAGAATTTCGGTGCAAAATGCGAAAAGGAGGACAAAAGAGCCGAGAAGGAAGTGGACAAGTCTTCCATGAACCTGATGAAAGAAAAGCTGAAGAAAAGAATGCTCCATGCTTATTCCAAGAATTCTACTTCAATAAATGGTGGGCCTATTGATTCTGCTTCTGCTGAGACAAAACTGAATAAG ATTCTCCATATGTTCCGCAAGAAAGTTCACCCTGAAAGTTCAACAGCTGCACAAAAATCTGGTAAACACCATAAGaaccagaagaagaagaaaacaatcaATAATGGAGGCTACAACAAAAGTGACCTGGTGCATCCAGAGGAAGATTCATCTGTCAACAGGGAGTACTGGATCAAAACAGATGCAGATT ACTTAGTTCTAGAGCTGTGA
- the LOC102660341 gene encoding protein LAZY 1 isoform X1 yields the protein MKLLGWMHRKLRQNSSEPFKDLVIGNSCNCLSGQAPLDDEQVYQKPSLGVKLSKHAQKGHNNLRNSFAGVEAARVDEDYEGEYFPGFLAIGTLGSEPISDPSTTPSFPISVESITEKEDEVTENDLKLINDELEKVLGAETKDDVSIDSSRRTSHVSTGRSSHVSTGRSSHASIITLSGKPIEGTEANGNGAAICPLQGYLFGTAIELSETTTTAAAKKEHRTSLGELFQRSKSSEENFGAKCEKEDKRAEKEVDKSSMNLMKEKLKKRMLHAYSKNSTSINGGPIDSASAETKLNKILHMFRKKVHPESSTAAQKSGKHHKNQKKKKTINNGGYNKSDLVHPEEDSSVNREYWIKTDADYLVLEL from the exons ATGAAG TTACTAGGCTGGATGCACAGGAAACTTCGCCAGAATAGTAGTGAGCCATTCAAGGACTTGGTCATTG GGAATTCTTGCAATTGTCTTTCAGGGCAGGCACCACTTGATGATGAACAAGTATATCAGAAACCAAGCCTTGGGGTCAAACTTTCCAAACATGCTCAGAAAGGTCACAACAACCTTAGAAACTCTTTTGCTGGTGTAGAAGCAGCAAGGGTAGATGAAGACTATGAGGGAGAATACTTCCCTGGCTTCCTTGCAATTGGAACTCTTGGTTCAGAACCAATATCCGACCCATCAACAACACCATCATTTCCCATTTCTGTTGAGAGCATAACtgaaaaagaagatgaagtcactGAGAATGATCTGAAGCTCATCAATGATGAGCTGGAGAAAGTGCTAGGAGCTGAAACCAAGGATGATGTCAGCATTGACTCATCAAGGAGGACTAGCCATGTTAGCACTGGGAGAAGCAGCCATGTCAGCACTGGGAGAAGCAGCCATGCGAGTATAATAACACTCAGTGGAAAGCCAATAGAAGGCACAGAAGCAAATGGAAATGGTGCTGCAATTTGTCCACTCCAGGGATATCTCTTTGGAACAGCTATTGAACTGTCTGAAACAACAACAACTGCAgcagcaaagaaagaacatagGACTTCGCTCGGGGAACTGTTTCAGAGAAGCAAATCATCTGAGGAGAATTTCGGTGCAAAATGCGAAAAGGAGGACAAAAGAGCCGAGAAGGAAGTGGACAAGTCTTCCATGAACCTGATGAAAGAAAAGCTGAAGAAAAGAATGCTCCATGCTTATTCCAAGAATTCTACTTCAATAAATGGTGGGCCTATTGATTCTGCTTCTGCTGAGACAAAACTGAATAAG ATTCTCCATATGTTCCGCAAGAAAGTTCACCCTGAAAGTTCAACAGCTGCACAAAAATCTGGTAAACACCATAAGaaccagaagaagaagaaaacaatcaATAATGGAGGCTACAACAAAAGTGACCTGGTGCATCCAGAGGAAGATTCATCTGTCAACAGGGAGTACTGGATCAAAACAGATGCAGATT ACTTAGTTCTAGAGCTGTGA